GTCATGGCTGGTGTCTCACTGTCATTCACTGGTCCACACACTCCTCATGGCCCACCTTTCATTCTGTGGGCCTAACACTATACATCATTTCTTCTGCGATGTCCAGCCCCTACTGACACTCTCCTGTTCTGACACCTCTATCAATGAGATCTTGGCTTTCACTGAAGGCTCTTTGGTGATCATGAGCCCATTCTTATTCATAGTTATCTCCTATATCTGGATTACACGTGCCGTACTGAGGGTTCCCTCAGGGAAAGGGAGATATAAGGCTTTTTCTACCTGTAGCTCTCACATCACTGTTGTGGTACTGTTCTATGGAACTATCATTTCAGTATACATTCGCCCATCATCTACCTATTCAGTCACCAAGGATCGAGTAGTAACAATCATTTATACTGTGGTCACCCCCATGCTGAACCCTTTCATCTATAGCCTCAGAAATAAGGACATGAAGGGAGCCTTGaggaaaatgatgggaaaagCAGAATAGCCTAAGCCATGATTCATACCCAACAGAATGAACTCCTCAGAACTAGCTGGAACAGAGTAGCTGTCATCACTGTAAAAAATTTAATGCATTAGAAAGGAAACTAAATAAGTTCAAAGACTTAGGTTCTAGCTCTAGTTCTGTTATTTACTACCTGTGGGAGCCTAGAATTGTTTAACTtctctcaatttttatttcttaatctgtaaattaAGATGGTCAAATCAAATAGTGCCTAAAATTCTTTTTGTGATTCAGTGATCATCATcagcatttattgagtatcttCTAAATATCATGTATTTAATGAagaggatagaaaggaatatgacATAGATCCTGATCTCAAAGAGACAACTGGTCaggaaacaagtatttactatCTTCTAGGCATTCTGCTAAATGCTGAGAACACaaatcaaggcaaaaaaaaatattccctgtTCTTggagagcttataatctaattggGAGGTGACAACATGCAAGCACATATGTACCAATAAAATGCATACAATATAAATTTgagataatcaacaaagggaaggCATCAGCATTAAAGGGGATTGGGAAAAGCTCCTTGTAAAAGGCAATCTTTTagtagaaatttaaagaaattcagagaaagcaaagaggtgaagatgaggagggagagaattccagtcAATGACAATGCCTCATCAGGGAGATGGGATGTCTTATAGAAAGAACATCAAGGAGGCCCATGTCATAGATTCCTTACAGTCTActaaaggggagaaaaagggggagaaaaatgtacaaataaaagATAACCAATGATACTAGGCAGTTATGGCTGTGTTCAGggagtcagaaaaaaaaggataaaatggaaaaatctcTACTTCCATAATTAGGTCTGGCTTCAAATCCCAGACATGCTGCTTATTATCTACGTTATCTCaatttcatctttctgagtctcatctgaaaaaaatgaagaatttaagtGAAATGATCTCTTCcaatccttttcagttctaaattataTCTATATTCTAGATAATAGTAGGAAAGACAGAGGAGGCTTAATAAATGAGATGAGTTGTattgatgggggcagctaggtggtgaagtggctagaacaccagctctgaattcaggaggacccaagttcaaatgtggtctcagacacttaacacttcctagctgtgtgaccctgggcaagtcacttaaccccagcctggggggggtgGTTTGTATTGCTGGTTGAATTAGATAAGGAATGAGGAAGGCTTCTGGGATGAAAAAACAACTTGAACAAAACAGGCAAGCAGAAAGATCCATGATGAATAACACAAGTAGAATCCTAAAGATTCTTTcccactataaaaaaaaaaaaattcaaagttgttttatGCCTCACTTAATACTATTTCCCCTAATCCTTTTTTTTATCCAAATCATCCCCTCTCCTCTCAGCAACTATTTTATTTAACACTATCTACTAAACACACAGTTTGCCTGTCATAGCACTGAACCCTTGAGGCATGGAAAAATTAAACAAGGAGACATCACTCTAGGAGTCAGTAGACTAAGATTATCAACCTTTCTCCATCTCTAACTCCTTGTGTGATTTGGAGCAagtcccttttcttctctatacATCACTGTTCCCCAAATCTAAAATGATTCAAGGAACAAAAAGTTGGTCTTAGAaccaggaggacctgggttcaagtcttacctCAGACATATAATAGTTACATGTCCCTGGATGAGCACTTCTTAGTTCTTGAGGCAACTTTTTAACCTAAAGTAGCAGAGAAGATGccaacctgcattggtagaggaaactccctcatctgaaaaacctttagactaatgaaatcacagggtcAGTCcttatttctgtatttccatGATTTGTTTCACTGGATTATATAGTAAGCATCAAGGAATATAATAGGCTTCAAACAATTTGGAAActataaaatatgatttaaaaagaaagtctGGCAACACCTTGAAGACaggttcattggttgtaagtataCAATTTAAATGTATGTTTGATTGCTTAACCTGGGCATATTATCATCTTAGAATTTGGCcttctgattttcatttttaataaatctaATCAGGACTCTAAGTGAAACAGTCTCTAGTGTGCCTGTCCTATGAAAACCAAGATATCCTCCATCATAAGCTCAAAATTTCTACAGTGTATTGATATTCAAATCATTTGTCAGAGATA
The DNA window shown above is from Sminthopsis crassicaudata isolate SCR6 chromosome 2, ASM4859323v1, whole genome shotgun sequence and carries:
- the LOC141553606 gene encoding olfactory receptor 1L6-like; protein product: MEKENQTHVSEFFLLGLTTDPQQQVWLIVLFLAMYLLNVTGNTIIIAAIIGDSRLHTPMYFFLSNLSLVDICFTTVIVPQMLVSMLMQNKSIPFAQCIAQMYFFVAFGITDSFLLAVMAVDRYMAICNPLHYTAIMNPKRCVLLVVMSWLVSHCHSLVHTLLMAHLSFCGPNTIHHFFCDVQPLLTLSCSDTSINEILAFTEGSLVIMSPFLFIVISYIWITRAVLRVPSGKGRYKAFSTCSSHITVVVLFYGTIISVYIRPSSTYSVTKDRVVTIIYTVVTPMLNPFIYSLRNKDMKGALRKMMGKAE